The genomic window CGGTCCAGCAGGGCGCGCACGGTCTGCTTCGTCCGCGGGTCCATCGGCATGACGTCCCTCCTCGGTCGACGGGTCCGGCCCCGCCTCCCCCGTTCCGGCGGACGCCAAACACCCGTCCCCGCGCGGCCTTCGGCCATTACTCTGGAGACGACCCTCAGCAAGCCGAACGGAAATGGATGCGCCAGTGAGCGAGAGAGAGCCGTTCATCAGCGACGGCCTGATCATCGAGTTCATCGACGGCAAGGACGTCCCCGTGAACCACAAGGAGTTCGGTGACCGCGCCGTCGTCATGCGCGCGACGAACGACGAGGGGCCGACGCTCTACTTCACCGAGGCCGAGTGGGAGGCGTTCATCGCGGGCGTGAAGGACGGCGAGTTCGACGACCTGCTGGAGGAACCGGCCGAGAACTCCTGATCGCGTCCCGCCGGGAGGTGTCAGCCCTCCCGGCGGGTCAGCGCGGCGAACCGGTCGGCGAGGGCCCGCTCCCCGGCGGGCGTGAGGTCGCCGAGCAGGCGCAGCCGGGACATCCCGCCGTCGGGGTGCAGGCCCAGCCGGACGTGGGTGACCTCGGGCCCGCCGGCGAGCCGGAACCGGTGCCGTCCGTCGGGCTGGACGCGGGTGCGGGGCAGCAGCGGCGTCCAGCCGGCGGGGTCGCCGGCGCGCGCGTCCCGGCCGTCCAGGGTGACGTGGCCGGGCGCGTTGAACTTCAGGTGGGTCGTGTCGATCTCGGCGAGCCGGACGATCCCGGGCGCGGCGAGCCGGACGACCGCCCAGTCGTGCCCGCCGTCCCGGCGCCGCGCGGTCTCCCAGCCGCCGGACTGGTCGCGCGCCGAGCCCGGGTACAGCATCCGGTCGGGCGCGGAGTAGAAGCTGTCGGAGCAATCCACGAC from Actinomadura rubteroloni includes these protein-coding regions:
- a CDS encoding DUF397 domain-containing protein; its protein translation is MSEREPFISDGLIIEFIDGKDVPVNHKEFGDRAVVMRATNDEGPTLYFTEAEWEAFIAGVKDGEFDDLLEEPAENS